The following are encoded together in the Bos mutus isolate GX-2022 chromosome 3, NWIPB_WYAK_1.1, whole genome shotgun sequence genome:
- the LELP1 gene encoding late cornified envelope-like proline-rich protein 1, protein MSSDDKNKPGEPKNEPKQCDPGCEQKCETKCQPSCLKRLLQRCSEKCQPPKCPPPKCTPCPPCPPSCPPPPKCPPPCPSPCPPPCPPPCPPKPCVKSCPPKCPPPCPPPE, encoded by the coding sequence ATGTCGagtgatgataaaaataaacCTGGTGAGCCCAAGAATGAGCCCAAGCAATGTGATCCCGGGTGTGAACAAAAGTGCGAAACGAAATGCCAGCCCAGCTGTTTAAAGAGACTGCTGCAGCGGTGCTCTGAAAAGTGCCAGCCACCAAAGTGCCCACCACCAAAGTGCACCCCGTGTCCCCCATGTCCCCCAtcgtgccccccacccccaaagtgcCCTCCACCATGCCCATCGCCCTGCCCACCGCCCTGCCCACCACCCTGCCCTCCTAAGCCATGTGTCAAGTCCTGTCCTCCTAAATGCCCaccaccctgcccacccccagaaTGA